GAATATTATGGTATAGTTTTAGTGAGCATGCAAAAAAGATTTAAGgccttataaaaatgtaatttctaccATGCAAGCATAAGGATTTTTGCTTTCTAAATGGCAGGTATTTAGAGGACATCATATGTAACCTTACTGCCAGGTATAACCAACTTCAGAAGAGATCTGTGGGAACTTTTACAATCCCTGGCCTGCATAGCAGCATGGAACCTGGCATTGATTCGGCTGATAACCTCTTTAGAGACACCTATGACCACCAGGACTTTAACAGCAGACTGCACTACCACACCTACTTTGGCGGGCACTCAGATGATGATGTGGGCTTTGGCGAAACCCTGAAGAACCCCCAGGAAGACACCAGCCATGAGTTTGACGGCCGCTATGACTACATTGTTTGTGAGGAGGGAGAGGAGGTTGCCTGTTTTCCTGCTCCTGATGAGTTCAACCCATGTGAAGACATTATGAGTTTCAGCTTTCTAAGGGTATCTGTGTGGTTTGTCAGTTTGCTTGCTGTGTTGGGCAACCTGCTTGTACTGTTGGTGCTGCTCACCAGCCACTTCAAACTGTCAGTTTCAAGGTTTTTAATGTGCCACCTGGCCTTTGCTGACCTGTGTATGGGCATCTACCTTCTGCTGATTGCTTCCGTGGACCTCCACACACGTTCTGAATACTATAATCATGCTATTGATTGGCAGACAGGTCTTGGATGCAACCTAGCTGGATTCTTCTCTGTCTTTGCTAGTGAACTTTCGGTCTACACACTGACCACTATTACTCTTGAACGCTGGTATGCTATCACATACGCCATGAGACTGGACCGTAAATTGCATCTGTACCATGCTTCAGTCATCATGCTGGTAGGCTGGATCTTTTGCCTCTTATTGGCTCTTATGCCTCTCATTGGGGTCAGCAGCTACCAGAAGGTCAGCATTTGTCTGCCCATGGACACCCAGACACTTGTGGACCAGATCTACATCATATCTGTGCTTGTTTTTAACATCCTGGCTTTTGTAGTCATTTGTGCCTGTTACATCAAGATCTATTGTGCTGTTCACAACCCCAGTCATCAGTCTGCCAACAAAGACACCAACATTGCCAAGCGCATGGCTGTGCTCATTTTTACAGACTTCCTCTGCATGGCACCAATTTCGATGTATGCTATGACCGCTGCATTGGACCACCCACTCATCACTGTTTCAAACTCCAAGATCCTCTTGGTGCTCTTTTACCCTCTGAATTCCTGTGCTAACCCTTTCCTATATGCTATCTTCACCAAGGCCTTCCAAGGAGATGTCTTTATACTGCTCAGCAAAGTGGGTCTCTGTCAACATCAGGCTCAGCTGTTCCGGGGTCAGACAATATCTTCGAAGGCAAGCAGCAGAGGAATCACTAGACGTGAGAGGGAGCAAACAGGAGCAAAGGAGACCCCTATTTCGCTTCTAGATTATCCAGGCAACCCGCCAGTCACCCAACAGCAGGAGGAGAGTGATGGGCAGGACACTTGAAACCTATATGTTATTTCAGGTCACAATAACTGGAATGTAGAAGTCCAACCGAGTTGGAGTCCATTAAGTTGCAATGCAGcacaaaaaagacagaaaattaattaattaccagAATGATCTgcattaaatgggtcatatgatgtttctaaaaagaacattattttgtgtatttggtgtaatgcaatgtgtttatgcagtttaagtttaaaaaaacacattattttccacgtactgtacattattgtttctcctctatgccctgcctttctgaaatgcatagatttttacaaGGTGTGCTCtcaggtgtgctctgattggccagctatccaatgcattgtgattggctgaatacctcaagcatgtgacagaaatgttaagcCCCTTACCATACTATGATGGTGTGTGTTCCGGCGCAATGAGACAAAACctataaaaacccattacaaacgaggcatttgttgcatccagtgggcacataattactgattataatgacttgtactgtctctttacacgttgcgttgcgtaaagccatgtctgcatttgtgatcggagaaacgacaaacaacaagcgctactctacactgctcaaaactcgtgtttgaatcatcagtggcaaattctttaaatatgtatatgtacttacaggctgtgagtcagaagcgccagactgtccttgcaaagttgaaattgccccactttatagaaacaaacaCTGGCAATGTAGTCTACTTTCACAGGAAATagtccttgtcctccgtaaaatgcactgcacacatctgaatatttaggttgaactgttctggaaaagtgttgtagatacaacttaacaactgatttctagttgtgtcctcttttggaaggccaatcaaagtagtttcgctttcataacgaaacacacagcatctccacaacatggcggcgatggcaacagcgagaataaatgtggggtgtgttagaataagccgttttaggtaggcgtggttgactcttaacttttgtaaagaatatctctttggatttgagattttagtctttgcaactttacagatcttctttatgcaccaagagtttgtaacactccgaAAAGAAAGGAACaaatgaaatcgcatcatatgacccctttaaaacaaaccGATGAGTTTTAGGTtgtatatttaaagtattatGTTGCACTGGTAATAGTCAATGATTTactatacaatacaatacagacACTGGGtacttaaaacactaaaatttatTTAAGAATCACTTTagaattgttttaaaaagaaatttgctCATCTTGTGTTTATTGAGGCCATTGTGAATAGTTTATTAAGCTGTATAACACCACACAGTGGTGCATAGTTATTCCATCACCGATATTAACTGAGTACATTGTGCATAAGCCCAGCATTTAGAATTATATTTCATGATGAAGTTTGTAATTCTCAGTGGCCCAACCACGATAACTATTTTAGAAATTATGGTTGTAATTTAGTAACATCCTGAACTACTACATTTTCTACATAGCGCCTTCTACTGCAGTTCTTCTACTGGCCATTGTTGCTGAGcatcatgtttttgtaaaatatacgAGCTTGTGTGTAGATCATTCAAGTGTTGtgtttagatattattattagcttGTCACTAACAGTTTCTTAGCATTAATGTAGCTGTTGTAAtcacaaaacttaatttttagtttatttaaattcatgCTATTTTATCTTCAtgtataactaaataaaaatgtgccacatttatgtattaaatggtgatgatttgtttattgttaaaataattccTCCTATTCCAAATATATATTGAgttatggattattttacattactCGTTCAACTTATTCACCTCAGAGAAGAAAgtgtacacattttttaaaatattgaagaTTGTGACTATTCACTACCATTCAACTGACAAATGCAATCCCAAgtgcaaatttaaaatatgaggGAGAAAAAAGGGTTACAAACGTAAAAGAGTAAATAGTTGTTGTGTTGGGGTCCCATACCTGaaatttgcttagggcccccaaatcTTAGTTAGTTATTAAATTCAGTTACATCCTaaatgatgcactatacactGTACTCAAACACTTACAGTGAATGAATTGTATAAGGttattttatcattcatcaaTGAAGTCTGGTTGCTCCTCCCCCTCTGCTATGTAATTGATTGTGCCACAGATGAGTGCATTCCAcacttaaaatcaattttaaatcattttaaacgttttttcaattccttgttttattgttgtgattattttgtatgattatttactttattttatgtaaacatttgaataaccattgtgtatgaaatgtgctatataaataaacttgccttgccttgccttacacgATAATCAGGGGATTAAATCAAGTTATGATTGTCTTGCGTTAAGTGTGCACAAAGTAAGTGCAAGCACAAGTAAATAAATCCACATAACAGCCACCGGTGTCTTTAATAAGAAGGGTTTTTGATGTAGTCCCTTTAAGCATTGAATCAaaatctctctcactctttctctcatcAACATAATATggttatattttcatttctgtacATCAAGGgctagaaaataaaaacacaaaaacatcattGGTTAGCTGGTCCTTTTTTGACCTCATtgcatgttaaataaaaattttaataaaaacattgtaacattacatcattgcattgcatgttTATTGTGCAGAAAAAACAAGACTCAAAGCATATCTGTATTGGATTTTGTTAGctaatttatgttaaaaatttaGTTAACTAAAAAATGCACCTTCAAAAACAGTTCGATAAtccaaaaattgtgtttttgttgtctatctgtctgtctgtctgtctgtctgtctgaacaATGCCATCGCTTTTCCATATAATACTTTGGTGAGTTTCTTTCCATATGGCTGGTAATGAAAGTACTAAAAGGGATTTGAGTTACGCTTCCACTAACCTCTTACTGAACTTTCCAGCTGACACTAATTGAGAGGAGACATGTATGGGTGTGAATGTACCAGGCTATTTTCCATTGAGggaattcatttattatttttaaatagctttgGTTATTACTAATTTGTCATTTGAAGCACAAAGCTGGACTGCAGACAGGGATTTCGCATACCTCTGGCTCTTAGGGTTGATGACCAATTTGAACAAGCATGATAACTCAAGATATAAATTATGGATTTCCCTTCTCGTAATGTGGAATGTGACAATTCTTCCAGATGGCATATTATTCTCTTTGGATTGAACTATCAAATAGGCCTACAGCTTTATTTTCTCATCAGCTAGCAGTGTCAAACTGTTTCTTACACTGAAGCATAACTTGTAAGAACTAAAACAAGCAAACTATAGGTGCGAAATGGAGGGAAATGATAATAGGAGTCTTTCTGGAGAAAATATTGCTGTTCAACATCTGGTTAATATTTTAACTGAGCTGGTTTCAAAGAAATACAGATGGAATATCTAACACCCACATGTGCTTTCATTGGTGACATGCCTTTGAGTTCTCTCACCTTTAGACTGGTTTCAAGTAATGCCTGGTATCTTTATGCCGATGCCTGTTTATATATTCTGTAAATGTCCTGGATTTTGAAGCATCTTTCCACCCCTAACTTTATTTGGTATTGCAAATATACTTCAAGTGAACTCATAAGTACATTgtctgttttctaattaaatatccACTTTTTAGTTTATAGGTTACTCTCTGTAATATACAGAGTTATGAGTAGTATTTCACAGCTGTATATTGGCAGTGTTCAGTAACTTGCATAATCATTTGTCTCATGAGAAACATGGTCTAATTGACTTAGTGGTGCTTTTGTACACAAATTCAGATGCTGGACTGCAAATTTATACGGTTCAAATATGGAGTTTTCACTAGTGATACTGATAAAGGTCTAGGCCTTCCAAAATGTATTATGTGAGAATTTCTCGTATGTTGAACAGGCAG
The sequence above is drawn from the Cyprinus carpio isolate SPL01 chromosome B20, ASM1834038v1, whole genome shotgun sequence genome and encodes:
- the LOC109069715 gene encoding thyrotropin receptor-like; its protein translation is MATNVLLMLILSIVCVIGYMNACPQNCECSQWKAFAVSCMGIDVIPTFPPMTEFLSLYESSLPTVPQDAFANMVNISRIYLSVDVSLSRLEKHSFYNLRKLTHIEIRNTRNLTFIHPEAFKDLLKLQYLGLFNTGLTIFPVLTNIQADDSHFLLELSDNPYIPEIPANAFLGITNDLLSVRLYSNGFTKVQHHAFNGTKLDSVYLHRNKQLTRLDERMFAGTSSGPMLLDVSESAVTSLPTRGLESLRELCARNVWTLKKLPPIMTFRHMITADLTYPSHCCAFKNLKKKRGYLEDIICNLTARYNQLQKRSVGTFTIPGLHSSMEPGIDSADNLFRDTYDHQDFNSRLHYHTYFGGHSDDDVGFGETLKNPQEDTSHEFDGRYDYIVCEEGEEVACFPAPDEFNPCEDIMSFSFLRVSVWFVSLLAVLGNLLVLLVLLTSHFKLSVSRFLMCHLAFADLCMGIYLLLIASVDLHTRSEYYNHAIDWQTGLGCNLAGFFSVFASELSVYTLTTITLERWYAITYAMRLDRKLHLYHASVIMLVGWIFCLLLALMPLIGVSSYQKVSICLPMDTQTLVDQIYIISVLVFNILAFVVICACYIKIYCAVHNPSHQSANKDTNIAKRMAVLIFTDFLCMAPISMYAMTAALDHPLITVSNSKILLVLFYPLNSCANPFLYAIFTKAFQGDVFILLSKVGLCQHQAQLFRGQTISSKASSRGITRREREQTGAKETPISLLDYPGNPPVTQQQEESDGQDT